In the genome of Suncus etruscus isolate mSunEtr1 chromosome 3, mSunEtr1.pri.cur, whole genome shotgun sequence, the window AGGGAGTCAGACCAGCTCAGGGTAAGGGAGCAGGGTCCGGGGTACAGCCCAGTCTGAGATCAGGTAAATAGGCCAGAGCTGGGCTCATGTGAAGGgagaagcctgccaggagtgatcctggagtcagagccaggagtcagccctgagccccaccaggtgtggctccaccccacccccaaatcaaataaagtttaaaaaaaaagaaaaagaaggatgagGTTAGCTTGTTGCTTTGGGTCTCCTGGTCCATACACCAACCAAATGCCCCAATTGAGATgccaaggagagagaggaaggaaaggaggtacCAGGCCATGAGGCTCACTTTGAGGTCCTGATGGACAGGCAACCAGCGGGCCCCAGGGAGCGTGTCCAGAACCTGCGCCCCGCAGTGCTGGGTGGTGGGCTGCAGCGCCCTTTGGAAGAACAAGGCAAAGAAGTGGTCCAGGGTGGCGGCGGGCTCAGCCTGGCTGAAAGCACTGCAGGGAGAAGAGGCAGTTGAGCGTGATCATCGCAGGGCATGGGGGAACACCATGCTGGGGGTCACTCACCTCTCCAGGGAGCCGAACATGAAGCACAGGGTCCGCACGGCCGCCTCTGTCAGGCTCCGCAGCTGAGCCAGGGGGACTCTGTAGGGACAAGCAGGGGACCCACCCCTCACTATACCCCCTAACCCGGGACACCTCCACCTCACAGAGCCCCTGTGCTGCCGAggatctgaggaaggcaggtCTGAGGGGCAGCCACAGGACACAGACTAAGGCGACTGGGTGGAGTCTGGTGCCATTGTCCAGGCTACTGATCTGGCCCAGCCCTGAGCCCCTACAGACCCAGCCAGGGTgacagaggaggagggaggacttGGCCCAGATGGGCCCACTACTAAGTCTGTCTCCAGTCCACCCTATCCCTGGCTCTGAGGAGAGGACCAGGAGGTGTCTTGGTGACTGAGATTGGTCCTGCTCACCACAGCAGGGCCCACCCCCACTGAGCTCCCAGGAACTTGAGTGACACCCACAGGCCGAACCTGTCCTGGGCATGACACTGGCAGTGACTTTGCACCAGCCCCACAGGCCCCAAAGGGAACTCAGAGTATGATACTCCTGTGGACTCTGCACTGGCCACCTTTGTGGGACAGAGGGGAATGTGTGGCCCCACAATACCCTGCCTGGCCCCCTGTGCCACCCTGTTGGAGAGGACCCTGCCAGCAGGGACTATGTGTCATCAGGGGATGTGACTTACTGTGAGGCAGGCATGCACACCACCAGCAGTGTGGCTGCCTCCTTCCAGTAGGCTGCGTGCACCTGCTTCCCATCCAGGATGAGGGATGAGCTGGGGATGGAGGGACCAGACTGAGATGACCCCCAACAAAATCTCTTCTACCACATCCAGAATCACCCCAGTCCAGATCCCCCAGGAGACCCGTCCCAGGCCAGGTTGTGGAAACCCTGAGAGACCAGCTCACTTTCAAACAGGTACGTCCACCTGGCTACATTCCAGCAAATCTACccgtttttttttcctgtccctGTTGGGCAGTACCTGGTGACCCGCGTGCCTGTCACGGTCTCTAGCATGTCACTGAGTGTGAGGAAGATCCCCCGCACGCTCTTCAGCTTCCGAGCCGTATCCGATGGGGGGTAGAGGTACAGGACTTCCTGCTGTGGAGACAGGGTCCAACAGGGATGCTGGGTCTCCACACATACCACAAGCCACCCAGTGCCAGCTGGATTCCCTCACACAGCCAAGAGGTGGAGGGTCAGAGAGCAAGCCCACAAGCTGGTACAGAGTCCTGGGCACACAGGACTGGCATGGAACACTGGGCAGGATCCACAAAACACCTGATGGCTGTCCCTTACGGCCACTGGGTTCTGTTGTTTCAGTACTGATCACCTCATCCCCACTCAATCCCTCTTCAGACTCCCCCGGGGTGCCGAGGAGCCTCTGAAATtcagtcttgatttttgtttgtttttgggtcacacccagcagcgctcaggggctctacgctcagaaattgctccggccaggcttggggaaccatatgggataccggaatttgaaccaccgtccttctgattgcaaggcaaatgccctacctccatgctatctctccggccctcctttCAGTTTTGAAGAGAATCACTAACTTTGGTGGAGCCTAAGCTAAACTGTAACTGAGGGAGAGTATCAAGGTGATTTCATGTGGATGGAGGTGGGGTGACAGGGAATCAGAAGGTGTTTGCAGAACACAAATTAATCTGGATCCACACGAATCTAAGTGGTGGACTTAAAATACAGAATTCACCTGTAACATAAACATCACCAACTTTTTGGAAGAGCATGGTTCTAGGAGCGCGATAACTTTTGAAGGGAAAAAGAAGTTGGGGCCACCTCTGGGTGTGCTCAAGACTGatacctggctctctgctcaggaatcatgcctggcagtactcaggggatcatacatgATGATGGGGATTCACCTGGGGCAGCTATGTGCAAAGCTAGTGCCTtagcccttgtactatctctctggtttctatTCTCATCTAAAAAATATTAGTAACATGAAATATGTGTATCTGTAATTGAGCctagtgatttattttttgtttgcttggttttgggccacacctggctcaggggatcctatggggtgccagggaaagAACCAAtgtcagcgtgcaaggcaaacgctctccctgctgtgctatcgctccagccccaggcctaGTGATTTAAAAAACTCACAATTTTAAAGAAATCAGGTCAAGTTCTGGTGCCTTTTCCCACCTACTGGCAGCTCCAGCGACTCAGGGGCTACAGTGTGTCCCCCCGAGGATACATACCTCATCCTTAGTTGTGTCAGAGTCGAGCTGAAGTGACAGGAACATGACCACGTGTGGCCCCTCCTGCGCCAGCTGCCCCAAGTAGGGCTCCTGGTCTCCTTGAAGTAGTTGCACCAGCTCGCCAGGGCTCGCCACCAGCTCGCCAGGACTCGTCGGCACTGGCTTGGGGTGCTCTTGGCTGCCAGTGATCTTGGCCACCTGTGCATTCTCAAAGGTCAGCTTCACCTGGGCATAGGGAAGCGGGTCACTACCTCATCTGCGGGGAACCGGGTGCTGCCCCTGGTGAGTGATGGCAGTGGCCAAACTGTGCACGCACCTACCTGCATGGGCCCGGGGATGCAAGCCAGCACCTGCTCGATGTTCTCAGTGCTCACCTGCACATCATTCACAGCCACTAGGATGTCCCCTGGGGAGACAGGCCAGCTGACCCTCAGCTCTGGGTGCACCACAGGCATTCACCTATGAGCACTCATCTATGAGCAGTCACTCTGACAGAGCACTCACCGATGAGAACCTGGCCGCTCTTGAGGGCCGGACCCCCAGGCTGCAGTCCATGGACCTGCAGCCTCCCTGGCCTGCGCCGGCTGCTGCGGTGCACAATGCCCAGGAGCACCTCGAGGTGCCGGTGCCGGCGCACCGGGGCCCGTGGGTGCACGTGCAGGGTCACCTCCTTCCATCGAGGGGGCTCCAGAGCGCCCCGCTGCTCTGGCGAGGGTTTGAGGATGGACACAGGTGGAGGGGGCGCACGGCGGGGTAGCAGCCCGCGGCTTCGAAGGGCCCTGGTGAAGCATCGGAGACCGGCAGGGCCCTTGGGTGCACGCTCGCACTCGCCGGCCATGATGATCACCTCGTCCTCGCTGAAGCGCACGCTCCGGCCCGGTGTGGGGGACGAGGGGGCGCTGTCCACATCTGCATCTGAGTCTGAGTCCAGTTCCAGATAGAAAAGCTCTCCCCGCTTCTGCACGCTGCTCAGCCACTCGGGTTCCAGGTCACTGTGGGGGGACAGGGGAGACTCAAGTGGGGGCAGAGGTGGTGAGGGAAGGCGATGGGGGCTGAGGTGGAGGATGGGGTTGAGACAGGGTGAGGGATGAGGGTTGGTGGCAAGGAGGAGGGGTGGgatggttgggaggagggagagaggaggggtggGAGCAGGGGTGAAGGACGAAGGGAGGGATGGGGGTGCAAGTGGAGGTGGGGTCTTAAGTATTCCTTCAGACTCTTCCTTCCCATTTCCACAGCCCTGTGAGAGTAAATTATTTCCTAGTGCTCTTTGATTCCACCCTGGCGTCTTGAGGCAGGATAGACAAAGCAGAGGGCAGGAGAAAGAAAAGCTGTGGCCCCCCGAGCTGCAGCTAGCCTGGCTGAGCCACTTCCAGCAGCAGTGTCGGTCCCCTCCCTggctctccctttctcttccagaGACCGTGAAAGCAGGAACACCTTCCTTGAGGATGAAAGGGCAGGACAGGGTGCTCACTCCGTGTTTGTAAAATGACTTTCGGGCCAGAGGGCAAGCCAGCTCAGAGGCATTGGCCACCGAGAGGAAACAGAGGCAGAAGCACCCCAGATGTAAGGGGTGGATCCTAGGTGATGCTTGAGAACGTGCAAGCCCACGTGGTCCTCGCGGTCGGCTCACAGGGGCCTGGGGCGTCAGTCCTCAGTAATCGAGAGCGAACGAGCACCGGCAGACGCCTCGGACCCGGGTTGGGGTTCCCCCTGCGGATTCCAGGCCCGCTGGGCAGCGCCTCGAAGCACCGACCCGGCCGCGTAGGGGCTGCAGAAACTTGTCCCTCCGCGCGACCCTTACTTGTCTTCGCTGCCGTCGGACGTGCAAGAAGCTGAGTCGCGGGCCTCGGAATCCGAATCCGAATCGTCCTCCTTTTCTTCGCGGGAAGCGGGGTAGCCCGGCAGCTGTTCTGGGCCCCGAGGCGGCGAGGGCCACTGCGCGGACGACGCCATCGCCGGATGACGGTGGAGTCAAAGCTCACAGCGCGGGACCCTGGAGGCAGCCATGGCGCTCGACTGGGCGGGGCGGAGACCACGTGACCGCGTCCCCGCGCAGCGATTGGCCGGGCGCGGTTGCCACGGAGACGGGGACGCCGcgctgagtgttttttttttccttcctggacTCGCTTTGCAGGTCGCTTGGGGCGCTCACAGCGGACCCCGTGGGCTCCCCCTGCGAGAAAAGAAAACTGACCCCGTTCGGGCCTCGGGCCACACCCCGCAAGTGTCTTTGCTGCGCCTCTGGTTTTCATGAGGGCTCACAGTAATGAATATTTGTGCAGTTTTCCCAGGCAGAAGATGCAGAATGCTTCAAGTGTGCGCAAGCGGTGCCAGAGCTCAATCTCTTTAATAAATGGCCAAAAGTTCTCTCACCACGGAAGCCAGCAGGGGCGTGTGAACTGTCCTTGTCAAACTGTCTTTTTCCTCTTGAGAACCAAATAAGAACACTGACTGAGAAGCTACCATCACTCTTAAGtgcttgttttgttcattttttctaaccAACCTGAAAATCCTGAAGGCCACTAAAGGGAGAGCCTGTTTGAGATCACAGACTTGCTGCA includes:
- the INTU gene encoding LOW QUALITY PROTEIN: protein inturned (The sequence of the model RefSeq protein was modified relative to this genomic sequence to represent the inferred CDS: deleted 4 bases in 3 codons); the encoded protein is MASSAQWPSPPRGPEQLPGYPASREEKEDDSDSDSEARDSASCTSDGSEDNDLEPEWLSSVQKRGELFYLELDSDSDADVDSAPSSPTPGRSVRFSEDEVIIMAGECERAPKGPAGLRCFTRALRSRGLLPRRAPPPPVSILKPSPEQRGALEPPRWKEVTLHVHPRAPVRRHRHLEVLLGIVHRSSRRRPGRLQVHGLQPGGPALKSGQVLIGDILVAVNDVQVSTENIEQVLACIPGPMQVKLTFENAQVAKITGSQEHPKPVPTSPGELVASPGELVQLLQGDQEPYLGQLAQEGPHVVMFLSLQLDSDTTKDEQEVLYLYPPSDTARKLKSVRGIFLTLSDMLETVTGTRVTSSSLILDGKQVHAAYWKEAATLLVVCMPASQVPLAQLRSLTEAAVRTLCFMFGSLESAFSQAEPAATLDHFFALFFQRALQPTTQHCGAQVLDTLPGARWLPVHQDLKVELDLALSDLEAADFEELSEDHYDMRRLYTIVGTSLFYKGHLFCSHLPRDDLLAITGYCQHVGLLALGTKRRVGQLVVWREVFPLRPTDTGSDPDTLQPPDNARCFLLIVGLGGPQAQNEMPTLEEDPPHPIPIPPLLGNVHETRAKLLVDVEDLLFPLATACCCVLLEGWRLCVPGHRANPGPDCVYVDQPAPHWQQLQPLEAAMDQQLAAAPHPALSCADGLLAGPHDTFTLIPSPILRKLPGTSRTLSPTPRRVHFADFPTKARRPQPIQGHRGALTVVEVLKGQVIGCMQDKCPPQCTMAASLPPSVFLLVRLTSGPRILFFHYLALETMQGVLVTPTHEQVSQLGGTVHPQLLQNFHRCCLSIRAVFQQALANEGERGEYQPQPPRIPGCTPVKEHGLLFECSPDDGHTPMKDPPVLTYWVVGKLFLQPKPRELYVCFHDSVTELAMEMAFKLFFALTL